Genomic window (Staphylococcus debuckii):
ACACAACTTCCTTAAAAGAAGGCTTATGGATCAATATGATTGAGCCTAGCCGAGAAGAAGTAGAAAGTATGATTGAGGACTTTAATATTCCTGAAGATTTTCTGAAGGACCCCTTAGATGCGGATGAAAGTGCCCGTGTTGAATTCGATGATGAAACCGGCTATTCTTTGATTATTATCGATATTCCTATTGTAAATAAGAATAATCATAAAATCTTGTCGTTTATGACTATTCCATTAGGGATTGTGATTGGCCATGGGCGTCTTATAACAGTATGCGATCACGATATTGAATTCCTAGAATCCTTTACAAAACCTGGCAATAACCTGCATTATCGCAGTCAACTTGCTTTGAATATTCTGGTCACAGTTTCCAATCATTATAATAGAAATTTACGCTTGTTGAATAAATCACGTTTGCGTATTGAACGTGACTTGAAGAAATCGGTGACCAATAAACAACTTTATAATTTGATGGAAGTTGAAAAGAGTCTGGTTTACTTCTTAGCCGCACTCAAAGGTAACGAAGATGTCTTTAAGAGACTCTTTAAATTACCTCCAATCAAGCGCTTTGATGAAGATGAAGATTTAATCGAAGACTTGTTTGTCGAAACGAACCAAGCGATTGAAACGACAGAATTGCATACGCGTATCTTAGAAAGTATCACGACATCGTATGAATCACTCTTGTCGAATGATATGAATACGATTATGAAAACTTTAACGCTCTTTACTGTTTTCCTTACTTTACCGACATTAGTATTCAGTTTCTTCGGTATGAACGTGCCACTGCCGATTAATGACCATAGTCCGGTCTCTTGGATAGTCACATTATGTATTTCGTTAATTCTAGTAACTGTTGTCTTTATTCTCTTATGGAGACGAGGCAAGCTTTGAACTGAAATATCGCATCATATTCCCATTATTTGTGGATATGATGCGATATTTTTTAGTATTGGCGAATATTGGGAGCGCGATATTTTTCAACGAATTGGTTTAATTCATCATAGCTATCAGTGAAACAAATTAAATCACGATCGGTTTGCGTTAAGAATCCTTCTTCTACCATTTGATTGTAAAATGCTTCTATCTTGTTGTAGTAACCATTTACATTCCAAAAGACACACGGATTAGGGTTTTGTCCGATGCGTGCCCAAGACACCATTTCCGTAATTTCTTCTAATGTACCTGGCCCGCCTGGTAAAGCTAAGCACACGTCTCCCTTTTCTAACATAGCAGCTTTACGTTCTGCCATGCTGTCGACAATAATAAGTTCATCTAAACCTTGATGTGCGATTTCACGATCAGCTAAAAACTGCGGCATAACACCGATAGCGTGGCCGTCTTGTGCTATGACAGTATCAGCTAATTTACCCATCAGCCCTACTTTTCCTCCGCCAAAAACGAGACCATAACGCTGTGCTGCCATCCATTCCCCAAGAGATTCCGCAGCTTTGGAATATAGAGGATTGTTTCCCTCGCTGGCGCCGCAATATACAATGATGTTCATCAATCAATCCCTGCCTTTCTGAGAGTTTTCTTTTTCATTGTATCAAAAATCTACTTTAAGTAATCATTACTCTTTGCATTCTGGTGATAAATTATGTATAACTGACTATAAAGAAAGGAGTATTTCGAAATGAAAAATAAAAAAGCTTTAGGCTTTACTTTAATTGGCATAATGGTAGTCATTTGTGTTGTTTTAGTCATTATGATGATGTCTTCAGGTAAAAAAGATACATACTACGGTATCATGAAAGACAATCATACTGTAGAAAAAATGGTACGCGAAAAAGACCAAAAAGTTGAAAAAGATGTACACATCAAAACTGATGATAATTTCAAACCTGAAAAAGGTCAATTCGTAATGTTAGTTAAAAAAGAAGGCTCTGATGATTTCAGTAAGAAAAAAGTTGTCAAACATGATGATATTCCTCATGGCTTAATGATGAAAATTCATGACATGAAGCATATGGATATGAGCCATTAATTTAAATAAATATTTGATTGAGCGAGCTGGGACATTATTACGTGTCTCAGCTTTTTTGTTGTAATAAGTGTGGGGGGAGGTCGTGCGGATGGGGAGGTGCGGGCGACAAGCGGATTCTAGACACTAGTTTCTGAGAAGTGTCTAGAAAGCACCATAATCTAGACACTAGTTCACGAGTAGTGTCTAGAAAACATAATAATCTAGACACTAGTTTCCGAGAAGTGTCTAGAAAACACTATAATCTAGACATTAGTTTCTGAGAAGTGTCTAGATTCCCGCACCGCCCCACGCAAAAAAGGCACCAGCCAAAACATGACCAGTGCCTCATAGAATATAAATTATGTCAGAAAGTTTAATATACGTAAGACCGCAGTCTCCGTCAAAATTTTTAAAAAATCGACTAAATGGAATTTAAATAATCTTTGTTTTGTTCTTTATCAAATACGCCTTCCCATTTAGCAATTACAACAGTAGATAAAGCGTTACCTACTACGTTAACACAAGTACGTACCATATCTAGTATACGGTCAACACCGATTATCAATGCAAGTCCGGCTGCCGGCAAGCCCATGGAACCTAATGTTGTTAATAATACAACAATTGATGTACCTGGTACGGCTGCCATACCTTTTGAAGTAATCATTAAAGTAAAGATTAAGACTAATTGGTGAGGTAAACTTAAATGAATACCGTACATTTGTGCTACGAATAATGCTGCAATTGATTGGTACAATGCTGAGCCGTCTAAGTTGAAGGTATAACCAATCGGGATTACAAAAGATGTAATATCTTTTGGTGAACCAAATCTTTCCATTTTCTGCATCATTACTGGTAATACTGCTTCAGAACTTGATGTTGAAAATGCCAGTAAGATTTCACTTTTCAGTACTTTTATAATATCAAATACACTTGAGCCTACCATTTTCGCAACAATTCCTAGTACCACGACTACAAAGAATACCATTGCGCCGACAACTACAAGGACCAGTTTCAATAATGGAATTAATGCTGAGGCACCAAATGTCATTATTGTTACACAAATAAATGCAAACACGCCGAGTGGAGCGAGTTTTAAGATTTTATTGATCATCCAGAATGTCGCTTCCAACACACCGCCTAAGAAATCTTTAACGGGGTTTCCTTTTTCACCGATAGCCGCAATACCTAAACCAAAGAATACTGCAAAGAAGATAATCGGAAGCAATTCGCCTTTGGATAATGCTTCGAAAAAGTTGGTTGGAATAATATTTACAATCGTATCAATAAAATGATTACCGTATGTAGAATGTTCAGCTGCATGTGCTGATGATTCGTACTTCGAAATATCACCTTTAGGTAGTTTGTCAGGATCTAAGCCCGTCCCCGGTTTAAATAAATTTGCAAACAAAACACCTAAAGCAATTGCGATAGTCGTTATAATCTCAAAATACACAATTGTTTTCAAACCATAGCGCCCTACTGTTTTAGATTCACCTACACCTGAAATGGATAATGCGAGTGAACAAAACACGACCGGAATGACAATCATTTTAATTAAGTTTAAAAATATGTCACCAAGCGGTTGGATATAGTTCGCAACATCTTTATGTCCATATAATAATAGTCCTACAACAACGCCAAGAACCAGTGCAATCATAACCTGCATTGGTAAACTAATTTTTCGCTTAAATAAAGCCATTGATGCATCTCCCCTTTTTCTGACATTGTTTAATTATATCAGAAAACAAATAATTAGGATAGAAAAAATTAAAAGTTCAACCTAATTTTACACTAAATGATTAAAAAGAAAATATAGATTAGTGTAGTTAGTGTTTAAAAATAACTTATAACTTTCTATCCTAATTATGAAATGAGAGGCTAATCTTTGACGACTGCCAAGAATATGACCATCAAGACGATACAAAATACGCCTGCAACTTGCCAGATACCGAATGAAACACCTAACCAAACTACTGATAACAAAATCGCTGTTAACGGTTCGATTGTCCCTAACACACTGGCTTCTTGAGGGTAAAGGTAATTCAAACTAGAAATGAACAACCAAAAGGCAAACATTGTTCCTAAAATAACTGATATGAAAATATAAATTAATACTTTAATATCCCAATTAGAAGTGTCTACTTGCCAAATCGGGTGCAAGAAATTCAAGAAAATACCTGCGATGAACATAGCCCAACCTACTACATTAACAGTTCCCCATTTTGCTAGAAGCTGCACAGGGTAAATTGTGTAAAAGGCCATAGCAAACGCTGATAGCAGCCCCCAAACAATCGCTGGCATAGGGACTGATAAAGTTGCTAAAGAACCATTTGTTAATAATAAGAAAGTACCACTTAATGCTAAGGTAACCGCGATACCTTCTTTCCATTTAAAGTTGATCACTTTAGTAGCCACAAGATATAAGATAATGATGACTGGCCCTAGATATTGCAACAATGTCGCTACAGCTGCATTCCCATAATGAATCGTTGCCATGAAACAATATTGCACACCTAGCATACCTAAAAGTGAATAGACCAATAATTTTAGAATAGCTTTTTTATCGGCCCAGATTGTAATTGTCTTCTTCCCTTCTAAAAAGAAGGAAGTAAGAATCAATAGCAGACCAGATACTAATAATCTCACGCCCACGAACCAAGTCACCGGCAAATGTTTGTTTTCAAATAACCATTGAGAAACCGTTCCCCCGACTCCCCAAAATATTGCTCCTACGATTACTAAAACAAATCCCGGCCAACGTTTTTGATTTCTGTGTGCCATACCGTCCCTCCTATCATGTTTTTTCTCTGTGCTGATACTAAAGGTGTTATAACCATTTTGAGTGATGTTAATCACATTATGGTAAAGTTGATGAAAATGTCATTTAATACGCTTCCCCAACTTTGATGTTAAAAATTTTATCTTTAACGCAAAGAAGACACTAAACACTATTTATCGTGCTTAATGTCTTAATCACATTTATTCTAACATACTTAGTCAGTTATTTGAGCTTATAATTGTCATCAAAGAAATTATGTTTTGCTTTTTTCAGATGTTTCTTAGTTTGTGTATCGAAAGCTTGAGCAAATAACCCTCGAGAAGTACCCATTGGTTGGATTACATACGTTTTATCAGGCTCATCTTTGAACACTACTTCTTTATAATAAACGCCATCTTTTGCATTGAATTTCTTTTTCTCTGAAGTAATCTTAGATTCTAAATGATGTTCGGTAATATATTGATCAATCAACTTCAAATTTTGATGTCCTTGATATATCTTTAATCCAAAAAAGAATAGGGTCGCTAATATAAGTGAGCCGATTAAAATTAATATAAGCGGTAAAATTCTTTTCTTCTTCATAAATTGACTCCTTTGAGCGATATGCTATCGCTATGCACTTGTTAACTCTATCTTTTCAATTATGAACGATTTCCACAAATTTAGTAACTCTTTTGATTGTATTGTAACAAAATTGTCGTAAGTTATTCTAACGCTTTTAGTTCTTTATTTCTTCAAAACCTCACCATTTATATACTTACTTTTAAAAATCATTAATTATAAAACACAAATTTTATATTTTTCAACTTTGTTCTTGACAAGTGCAAGCGTTCATAATATCGTGGTTTTAAATAAGGAGTGATTTAATTGCATGAGAATAACAGTTTTCTAGAGAAACAATTATGTTTTTTATTCTATGTGTCATCTAAAGAGATTATCAAACGCTATAGTCCTTACCTCAAGAAATTTGATTTAACTTATACTGGCTATATTGTACTTCTAGCGTTAGAACCCCACGAAACTTTGAATATTAAAACTTTAGGTCAACGTATTTATTTAGATTCAGGTACTTTAACTCCCCTTTTAAAAAAGCTTGAAAAAAATGGGCTCGTTACGAGAACGAGAGAAGCAGATGATGAACGTAACTTGAAAGTTGCGCTGACTCAACAAGGTGTGGAAATACGCCAGGAAATTTCACAGATTTCAAAAGAAGTCTTCGATGGTTTAGATGTATCGCTAGAGGATGCTAAAACAATTAAATCTATCCTTTCTAAATTTATTGCCGATAACTTTTCTAAAGAATAGTAGTGAAAGCCTGAAAATATCTATCCGAGCTCTGCCATGATATAATCATTGTAAGAACCTCACGTATCTCAATGCTAAGATTATCAGTCTTAGCTGCAGGGTAATATATCATTAATAGAGGTTTTAATAAATAATGATTAAAGGAGAGATATGATGCCTTTCGAAAGTAAACCAACAGATTTATTCAAAGAATTCGGACGTCAATTTATAGATCAAATCCCTACAATCAATCCAGTTAAAACAGATATCAGCGAAAAAAATAATCAATATATCTTGAAAGCAGACTTACCTGGCTTTGAAAAGAAAGATATTAACCTTTCTTATAATGAAGGAACTTTGACTATTAGTGCCAAACGTTCAATTGAAAGCCGTACGGAAGATGAAGAAGGCCGTGTCATTCAAAGAGAACGCAGTGATAGTAGCGTTAAGCGTGAATTTTCATTCAGCAATATTAAAAGCGATGAAATCAGCGCGCACTACAGAGACGGCGTGTTGACAGTAACATTGCCTAAACGCACTGAAGATAATTCAGCTAGTTCTAACATTTCAATTGATTAATTTTAATATGAAGAAAGCCCCATTTGTTCAACTTATACTGAACAATGGGGCTTTTACTTTTACTTTTGCTTATTCTTCTTTTCTCAACTCTGCAAGAATTTCTTCGGCTTTAGCCATATTTGCTGTATCTGCTGTTTTTAAAGCATTCGCAACTTTCTCGATTTCCTCGCCTTTAGCACCTGCTACTATAGCTAGTGATTTATATTGCAGGCTCATGTGTCCTTCTTGAATACCTTCTGAGACTAATGCTCGGCAGGCTGAGAAATTTTGTGCTAAACCGACTGCTGCAGCTACCTCTCCTAATTCTTGAGCAGAATCAACGTGTAGCAGTTCTTGCGCTAAACGTGCAATCGGTACTACCTTTGTACCTCCGCCTACTGTCGCCAAGGTCATTGGAATTTCAATTGTTCCACGCAGGCGTTCTTTCTCAGGCAAGTATTCCCATTTTGTCATACTGCGGTATTGTCCTTCCTTGCAAGCATAAGCATGCGCACTTGCTTCGGCGCTGCGTGTATCATTGCCGGTTGCTAGTACTACCGCATGTATACCATTCATAACGCCTTTATTATGCGTAACAGCACGATAAGGATCGACATAAGCTAAAACCGATGCTGCTTCTAAACGGCGTGCAACTTCAGCGCCCTCCATCTCTCCTCGCGCTAAATCTGCAATGTCGATTTCTCCTGACACGCGTACTACTGAAGCTGTTGCATGATTAGATAAGATACTCATCAGAACATTAATATCAGGCCATTCGCCTTTTAAGAAGCTTGAGATGCCTTCTAAGATAGTGTTCATCATGTTTGCGCCCATAGCATCTTTTGTATCAATATAAACTTTCAAAGATACGAGCTGTTCTTCTGAAAAGGTATCAACATCGATTTTACGGTAACCCCCGCCTCTTTTTAAAATAGAAGGATATGCAGTATCCGCAATTTGATGGATCTGAGTTTCTTTCGCTAATAATTGTTCAGCCAATTCTGCAGGTTGTGCAACATCCATAAATACAATTTGGCCGATCATTAAGCGTTCACTAGAATCAACGTGAAAACCTCCTGTTTTATTGACAAGTTTAGCACCGTAACTTGCAGCGGCTACTACAGAAGGTTCTTCTACCATCATAGGTACAACATAATGTTTGCCGTCTACTTCAATATCAGGAAGTAGTCCTACTGGCAAAGCCCCTTGCGTAATAACGTTCTCGATAAGACTGTCCGCGACTTCTTCAGAAAGCAGCGGATACTCAAGAAGTTCTTGCTGACTTTCTTTCGATATCCAGCCGTTTTCTTCAAGTCTTTGCAATTTATCTTTTCTCGATAAGTGTCTGAAATCTTTCCCCAATGCTTTCATGATTCATTATTCTCCTTTTTCAACTGCTAAAGCGAGACCTAGTCCGCCGCCGATACAAGCTGTAGCAATACCAGTTTGTTTATTTTCTTGATGTAATTCGTTCACTAATGAAGTGACCAGACGCGCGCCGCTCGCACCAATTGGATGACCGATTGCTACTGCACCGCCATAAATATTCAATTTCTCATCTGGAATATTCAAGTTGTCTTTAACGGCTATACTTTGTACCGCAAAAGCTTCTGTCATTTCAACTAAATCAATATCATTCATTGTTTTGTCTGTTTTTTCGAGCAACTTACTTACGGCATAAAATGGCGCAATGCCCATAATTTCAGGGTCGCAGCCGACTTCTGCATAATCGCCGAGGGTCGCAAGCACTTCAAAACCATTTTCTTTAGCATAATCTTCGTCCATTAAGATTAACGCTGATGCACCATCATTAATGCTGGATGCATTTCCTGCAGTCACAGAACCATCTTCTTTAAAGATAGTATCTAATGCGGATAATTTTTCAACTGAACTATTGCCGCGAATGCCTTCATCTGCAGTCATCATTTCGCCATCCGCATCTTTCAACGGAATCATTTCTTCATTGTATTTGCCTGCTTGAGTGGCTTCATAGGCTTTTTGATGAGATTTTACTGCGAACTCATCTTGTTGTTCACGTGTAACTTCATATTGATCTGCAATACGTTCTGCCGTGATGCCCATGGGTACATTTTCAAAGGCATCTGTTAAACCGTCATGCATAAAGCTCGGTACGGGTTTCTCTTTGCCTTCAATTAGCAATTTAGGCGCATTCGTCATACTTTCAACTCCACCTACTGCTACGACTTTAGCTTCTCCTAACTGAATGAGTTGTTTACCTAGAATCACCGCTTTCAATCCAGAACCACAGACTTCATTAATAGTCATCCCAGGAGTTGTAGTAGGTAAACCTGCATTGACTAAAATTTGACGTGCTGGATTTTGGCCGTTTCCTGCTTGAAGCACATTACCGAAAATAACATTTTCGATGGTATCTTTGGGTAATTCAATAGCATCGATAGCCGCTTCTAAAGCGATCGTACCAAGCTGTACTGCAGAATAATCTCTTAACTTCCCTCTGAATTTTCCTACTGGTGTACGTTTAGCGCTGACAATTGCAATTTTACTCATAATCTTTATCTCCTTTTTTATCACTAGCTACTAATTTAAAATTGTATTTCTGTGCTTTCTTTTGATATGATTTAAAGTGATTTAACATATCAAGAAAGGATGTTGGTTATTTATGACAATTGGTATCGACCAACTTAATTTTTATATTCCGAACTTCTACGTAGACATGGCTGAGCTTGCTGAAGCACGTGGCGTAGACCCGAACAAATTCTTAATCGGCATCGGCCAATCGCAAATGGCTGTAAGCCCTGTCTCTCAAGATATTGTATCTATGGGTGCTAACGCTGCTCAACCTATTCTATCAGAACAAGACAAGAAAGATATTACCATGGTGATTGTTGCAACAGAATCAGCCATTGATTCTGCAAAAGCCTCTGCGGTGCAAATTCATCATCTCTTAGGAATCCAACCTTTTGCGCGTTGTTTTGAAATGAAAGAGGCTTGCTATGCAGCAACGCCAGCCATTCAATTAGCAAAAGATTATTTAGTACCACGTCCTAATGAAAAAGTGTTAGTCATCGCCAGTGATACTGCACGTTATGGATTGAACAGCGGCGGCGAACCTACACAAGGTGCAGGAGCAGTCGCAATGATCATCAGCCATAACCCTAGTATTCTTGAATTACATGATGATTCAGTTGCTTATACAGAAGACGTTTATGATTTCTGGCGTCCGTCTGGAGAAATTTATCCGCTAGTGGCTGGTAAATTATCTAAAGATGCTTATATCAAGTCTTTCCAAGAAAGCTGGAACGAATACGCGAAACGTCATCATAAATCATTGTCTGACTTTGCTGCTTTATGCTTCCACGTTCCATTTACAAAAATGGGTCAAAAAGCACTTGATTCTATTTTAACAGATAGTGCGTCAGAAGATACACAAGCAAGACTGAATGAAGGCTATAAATCTGCGACAGATTACAACCGTTACGTTGGAAACGTCTATACAGGCTCTTTATATCTCAGCTTGATTTCATTACTTGAAAACCATAAATTAAATGATGGAGACACTATCGGCTTATTCAGTTATGGTTCTGGTTCAGTTGGAGAATTCTTCAGTGCAACGCTGATGAATAATTATCAAGATCATCTCGATATCAAAGCTCATAAAGCCATGTTGGATAATCGTAAAGCTTTATCAGTAGAAGAATATGAAAAATTCTTCAAGCGCTTCGATAACTTAGAATTCGATACTGATACTGAATTAGCAGTAGAACCGAAAGGCAACTTCTATCTTAAAGAAATCTCAGATAATATCCGTTATTATGATACTGTAAAATAATATAGAAACAATTTACTTCAATAATCCGCTGTTCTCATGCTTTGATGCATAGTACTGCGGGTTATTTTTTTAGAAATTTGAATTTAAAAAAAGACGGCTGATGCCTCATCACACACCAGTCGTCTATCCTGTCTTCAAACATTTACGTTTATAAAATTAAATTCATCATATCTTTTCCATTTTCAACAATAATCCGTTTAGGCTAACGCACGTTGTTTACGACTCAAATGCCACATTGTAATGAGTGCAATCACACCGAAACATGCTAAGAAAATAAACGCTAAGTGGCTTGTGCCTGTCAAACTTGTTACATAAGTAATAACTAATGGAGGGAAGAAACCTCCTAATCCACCCATCATTGATACAATACCGTTTGCAACTCCAGCTTCTTTTTGGAAGTATTGAGGTACAAGTTTGAATACCAAACCATTACCGATACCTGCACAAACACTGACAGTTAAACAGCCCACTGTGAATAAAATTATATTACTGGCAACACCTAGAATGACAGCACCGATAATCATGAAGATAAAATCTACTTTCAGTGCTTTAACAGCATCAATTTTGTCACCAATAATACCGCCAAGTGGTCTTAAGAATGTCGCAATTGCGATAAAGATACCTGCACGGATACCTGCATCTACTGTCGTCAACTCATAATGATCTACTAAATATTTCGGTAAGAAGATACCGAAAGCTACGAATGAACCAAAGGTAATAAAATACCAAAAGCTTAAATAGTAAGTTCTTAAATCTTTTAATAAATCTTTAGTTTGTGCAATTAAAGGAATTTTGACTTTAGTTTCCTTCGCATCTCCTAAGAAGAACATAATAATCGCAAATACTGCCATCACGATTAAATATAATCTTACTGTAGATTGCCAGCCGATTGCGCCAGCGATTGGAGGCGCCAAGAATGAAGAAACTGCGGTACCTAAGTTCCCCATTCCATAAATACCATTAGCTAAGCCCACTTTATCTTTAGGAAAATATTTAGGAATAGACGTTACACCTACTGAAAAGACAGCTCCACCGACTCCTAAGAAAAACCCTGCCAACATCAGCATATTTACTGATTGCGCTTGGCTCAGTAAGAAAATTGGGAATAAAAGTATAATAAAACTAGAAAAGAAAACCCATTTTGCACCAATAATGTTCGTCAAATAACCGAATGGAATACGTAAAACTGATCCTAAAATAACCGGTATTGCAAGTACAATAGAAATTTGAGAACTTGTAATCTTAATGTCTTGTGAAATCATCGGCATCAAAGGCGCAATGATACTCCATACCATAAACCCGGCGACCAAACTTAAAGTTTGGACTGTTAATTGTAAACCACCTTTTGATTTGTTCATTTTTTTCACCCTAACGTTTTCATATCAACAAAAATAGCAGTATCTTAGTGAAATTTTTACTTTGAGTCGAAGTTTTTATTAATATTCTAAGATACTGCTTATATTTATATTTTATAGTGGGTGGATAAAGATGCATATCAGGGCATTCCCTTAAATCATTCGGCTTTTCCCTAATACATATTTAACAGTCTCAAGCCTTGTCATATCAGTAATTATAGTCATATTTTCGACACAATTAAAACCCCAAAAAAAGAACCTGTCTTTGTCGACAGATTCTTTAAAATTCTTCAGAAATCTAACAGTTTTTTCTTCAAAGCATACTCTACCAGTTCTGGCTTTGATTTTAAATTTAATTTCTGCATAATATGTGTTTTATGTGCTTCTACTGTTTTCACTGATACAAATAGTTTTTCGGCGATTTCTTTATTTCCATATCCTTTAGCAATTAAAGGCAGAATTTCTAATTCACGTTTTGACAAGATTCGAAATGGATCGTTCGTATTTTTAGCATCTTGCCCAGTACTGTTCACGAATTCATTGACTAATGAGGTTGTCATTTTAGGGTCAATATACGTATCGCCACGATAAACTGTACGCACAGCAGAAACTAGCTGCTCATCAGGCGCATTTTTCAAAATATAACCTTTAGCGCCATTACGCAAAACATGAAATAAATATTCTTCATCATCATACATCGTTAAAATTAAAATCTTTGTATCAGGAAAGCTTTCTACAATCTTACTTGTAGCAATCAGTCCTGATTCTCCTGGAGGCATGCTTAAGTCCATAATTAAAACATCCGGATGGTGCTGCATTACTTTTTGGTAAGCTTCCACACCTTCAGCAGCAGTGTCGACTACTTCCATGTCCTCTTGAAAATTCAAAATCATAGAGAAGCCGGTTCTTACTACTGCATGATCATCTGCAATCACTATCTTCAAATTCAAGTCTCCTATCGTTTATCAGTTATTGGAACTTCCAACGTTACAATGGTGCCGCGACCGATTTGAGAATCTATATTAACTGTCCCATTCACTTGTTCAGCACGTTCATTCATGCCAAATAAACCTAACCCAGTGCCTTTCGGATTATCTCCTCGCTTAAATCCGACGCCACGGTCACTGACTTCTGCAATAATCGTTTCATCACCTAATTGTATTGAAACTTCAATTGTATCAACTTGCGCATATTTCAAT
Coding sequences:
- the nreC gene encoding nitrate respiration regulation response regulator NreC (Involved in the regulation of the the nitrate reductase operon narGHJI); protein product: MKIVIADDHAVVRTGFSMILNFQEDMEVVDTAAEGVEAYQKVMQHHPDVLIMDLSMPPGESGLIATSKIVESFPDTKILILTMYDDEEYLFHVLRNGAKGYILKNAPDEQLVSAVRTVYRGDTYIDPKMTTSLVNEFVNSTGQDAKNTNDPFRILSKRELEILPLIAKGYGNKEIAEKLFVSVKTVEAHKTHIMQKLNLKSKPELVEYALKKKLLDF
- a CDS encoding hydroxymethylglutaryl-CoA synthase, translated to MTIGIDQLNFYIPNFYVDMAELAEARGVDPNKFLIGIGQSQMAVSPVSQDIVSMGANAAQPILSEQDKKDITMVIVATESAIDSAKASAVQIHHLLGIQPFARCFEMKEACYAATPAIQLAKDYLVPRPNEKVLVIASDTARYGLNSGGEPTQGAGAVAMIISHNPSILELHDDSVAYTEDVYDFWRPSGEIYPLVAGKLSKDAYIKSFQESWNEYAKRHHKSLSDFAALCFHVPFTKMGQKALDSILTDSASEDTQARLNEGYKSATDYNRYVGNVYTGSLYLSLISLLENHKLNDGDTIGLFSYGSGSVGEFFSATLMNNYQDHLDIKAHKAMLDNRKALSVEEYEKFFKRFDNLEFDTDTELAVEPKGNFYLKEISDNIRYYDTVK
- a CDS encoding thiolase family protein, yielding MSKIAIVSAKRTPVGKFRGKLRDYSAVQLGTIALEAAIDAIELPKDTIENVIFGNVLQAGNGQNPARQILVNAGLPTTTPGMTINEVCGSGLKAVILGKQLIQLGEAKVVAVGGVESMTNAPKLLIEGKEKPVPSFMHDGLTDAFENVPMGITAERIADQYEVTREQQDEFAVKSHQKAYEATQAGKYNEEMIPLKDADGEMMTADEGIRGNSSVEKLSALDTIFKEDGSVTAGNASSINDGASALILMDEDYAKENGFEVLATLGDYAEVGCDPEIMGIAPFYAVSKLLEKTDKTMNDIDLVEMTEAFAVQSIAVKDNLNIPDEKLNIYGGAVAIGHPIGASGARLVTSLVNELHQENKQTGIATACIGGGLGLALAVEKGE
- a CDS encoding nitrate/nitrite transporter, yielding MNKSKGGLQLTVQTLSLVAGFMVWSIIAPLMPMISQDIKITSSQISIVLAIPVILGSVLRIPFGYLTNIIGAKWVFFSSFIILLFPIFLLSQAQSVNMLMLAGFFLGVGGAVFSVGVTSIPKYFPKDKVGLANGIYGMGNLGTAVSSFLAPPIAGAIGWQSTVRLYLIVMAVFAIIMFFLGDAKETKVKIPLIAQTKDLLKDLRTYYLSFWYFITFGSFVAFGIFLPKYLVDHYELTTVDAGIRAGIFIAIATFLRPLGGIIGDKIDAVKALKVDFIFMIIGAVILGVASNIILFTVGCLTVSVCAGIGNGLVFKLVPQYFQKEAGVANGIVSMMGGLGGFFPPLVITYVTSLTGTSHLAFIFLACFGVIALITMWHLSRKQRALA